The sequence AAGAAACTCGGGCTGGTCCATGCTCGCTGAGGCTCCTGACATGGCCGCCGGGTTGCGTGGCGGATTTCTGGACTCGGTCCGCCGCCACCGACATGAGGCGCGCCCCTTCGACCACTGGGTTCTCGAACGCGCACTGCCAGCCCGGACCTGCGACGAAGTCCTCGCCCTGCCATTCGCCCCGCCGGCAGCGGCGAGCTTCGACGGGCGACGCGAGAGCAACAACAGCACCCGGGTCTATTTCACCCCCGCGCTGCAGGCGCAGTATCCGGTGTGTGCGGCGGTCGCCGAGGTGTTCCAGGATCAGGGGACACGGGATGCGCTGGCCACATTGACCGGCGCGAGCCTGGACGGTGGGCGGCTCAGGATCGAATACTGCCAGGACGTGGACGGCTTCTGGCTGGAGCCTCACCTCGACATCCCGGTCAAGCTTTTGACGATGCTGATCTACCTGTCCGACGATCCCGCCCTGGCCGACGCCGGCACGGACGTTTACGGGCCGGGGCCGGAGCATCCGCCCATGGGGCGTGTCGACTACAGCCAGGGGCGCGGATTGATCTTCACGCCGGGCTCGGACACCTGGCA is a genomic window of Phenylobacterium montanum containing:
- a CDS encoding 2OG-Fe(II) oxygenase, translated to MAAGLRGGFLDSVRRHRHEARPFDHWVLERALPARTCDEVLALPFAPPAAASFDGRRESNNSTRVYFTPALQAQYPVCAAVAEVFQDQGTRDALATLTGASLDGGRLRIEYCQDVDGFWLEPHLDIPVKLLTMLIYLSDDPALADAGTDVYGPGPEHPPMGRVDYSQGRGLIFTPGSDTWHGFTPRPIHGVRKTLIVNYVGPEWRAVEELA